One genomic region from uncultured Subdoligranulum sp. encodes:
- the mobC gene encoding plasmid mobilization protein, whose protein sequence is MRKRNHQIALRLNEQELRHLDRQSELSGLSREEYLRALIMGAELHPRPCTHHADLLRKVAGLCNNANQLAHRANSTGVAGQESVDKMTALAAEVYRVVKENW, encoded by the coding sequence ATCCGCAAACGAAACCATCAGATCGCGTTGCGGCTCAATGAACAGGAACTGCGCCATCTCGACCGCCAATCCGAACTGAGCGGTCTGTCGCGCGAAGAATACCTGCGCGCATTAATCATGGGGGCTGAACTTCATCCGCGCCCCTGCACGCATCACGCCGACCTGTTGCGCAAGGTGGCGGGCCTCTGCAACAACGCCAACCAACTGGCCCACCGCGCGAACAGCACCGGCGTGGCCGGGCAGGAAAGTGTGGACAAAATGACGGCACTGGCCGCGGAGGTCTACCGCGTCGTCAAAGAAAACTGGTGA
- a CDS encoding DUF4314 domain-containing protein — MDHYLDNPDRWAYRRAYAERNYPVGTRIRLLAMPDDPNPIPAGTCGTVVAVDDAGQLLMQWDNGRSLSLVPGADSFEVLERPGHRDAPARTAHRNGDAR, encoded by the coding sequence ATGGATCATTATTTGGACAACCCCGACCGCTGGGCCTACCGCCGCGCGTATGCCGAGCGCAACTACCCGGTTGGCACCCGCATCCGGCTTCTTGCTATGCCGGACGACCCGAACCCCATCCCCGCGGGGACCTGCGGCACGGTGGTGGCGGTGGATGACGCCGGCCAGCTGCTCATGCAGTGGGACAATGGGCGCAGCCTGTCGCTGGTGCCCGGCGCAGACAGCTTTGAGGTGCTGGAGCGCCCCGGACACCGGGATGCCCCCGCGCGCACCGCGCACAGAAATGGAGACGCCAGATGA
- a CDS encoding relaxase/mobilization nuclease domain-containing protein: protein MAYTSLIPVRRLDRAVKYVRDKTKTTKPSSLEEAVDYALNRDKTESVCFETGLSCLCETAFTDMKANALRWHKTGGVQGYHLVQSFAAGEVMPELAHQIGVELADQLLAGRYQAVVTTHLNTGHIHNHIVWCAVALDNGRKYHSNAKSYYTEVRARSDALCRQYGLSVIETERSQQSSQPYAEWQAGQTGQSTWRSLIRRDVDDAINRSLTWRQFVQAMEEKGYTMRFDRKYPILQPPDKTRPVRFKTLGKRYTPQAIRNRILYPRWRYPTGQREPVVWFGRLHGTHRKARKLTGLRALYYRYLYELGALPRKPQRPRYAVRQDIRNLDKRIRQMEFLSRHEIGTLVQLDTYRQAQEQAVDALLAKRRQLHKAAPDDAVKARLTQITQSLKPLRRDIRLCRQIAEQSVQMQKRLRQREESCQNTERNPAHEPDRKTNPTR, encoded by the coding sequence ATGGCTTACACCTCTCTCATCCCCGTGCGCCGCCTGGACAGGGCGGTGAAATATGTGCGGGACAAAACCAAAACCACAAAGCCGAGTTCGCTGGAAGAAGCGGTGGACTACGCCCTCAACCGTGACAAGACCGAGTCCGTCTGCTTTGAGACGGGACTAAGCTGCCTGTGTGAAACGGCGTTTACCGACATGAAAGCCAATGCCCTCCGCTGGCACAAAACCGGCGGCGTACAAGGGTATCATTTGGTCCAGAGTTTTGCCGCGGGCGAGGTGATGCCGGAACTGGCCCACCAGATCGGCGTGGAACTGGCCGACCAGCTGTTGGCTGGGCGCTACCAGGCCGTGGTGACGACCCATCTCAACACCGGCCACATCCACAATCACATCGTTTGGTGCGCGGTGGCGCTGGACAACGGCCGCAAATACCACAGCAATGCCAAAAGCTATTACACCGAGGTACGCGCCAGGTCAGACGCTCTGTGCCGGCAGTATGGTTTGTCGGTGATCGAAACCGAAAGAAGCCAGCAGAGTTCACAGCCATACGCCGAATGGCAAGCGGGTCAGACAGGCCAGTCAACCTGGCGCAGCCTCATCCGGCGGGATGTGGACGATGCGATCAACCGTTCGCTGACCTGGCGGCAGTTTGTCCAGGCGATGGAGGAAAAGGGCTACACGATGCGGTTCGACCGCAAATACCCGATTTTGCAGCCGCCAGACAAAACCCGACCGGTGCGGTTCAAAACCTTGGGCAAGCGATACACCCCGCAGGCTATCCGCAACAGAATCCTGTATCCGAGATGGCGGTATCCAACGGGTCAACGAGAGCCGGTCGTCTGGTTTGGCCGCCTGCACGGAACCCACCGCAAAGCCCGCAAGCTCACCGGCCTGCGGGCTTTGTATTATCGGTATCTGTACGAACTGGGGGCGCTGCCCCGAAAGCCGCAGCGTCCCCGCTACGCTGTGCGGCAGGATATTCGCAATTTGGACAAGCGCATCCGGCAGATGGAATTTTTGTCTCGCCACGAAATCGGTACTCTGGTGCAGTTGGATACCTACCGCCAGGCACAGGAGCAGGCTGTAGATGCGCTGCTTGCCAAGCGCCGCCAACTCCACAAGGCAGCGCCGGACGATGCCGTCAAAGCGAGGTTGACACAGATCACCCAAAGCCTCAAGCCGCTGCGGCGGGACATCCGGCTCTGCCGCCAAATTGCAGAGCAATCGGTGCAGATGCAAAAACGCCTGCGGCAGCGGGAGGAATCTTGCCAAAACACAGAAAGAAATCCCGCACACGAACCCGACAGAAAAACCAACCCAACCAGATAA
- a CDS encoding PcfB family protein — translation MNLGSDPADQVVRYTLEGTEFALRLSGTAAKNFAVFVAAVLRDQKKTRGKTNLARLLREGKPLKFFSVPADRMREFAQEAKRHGLLFVPMRDRNDPDHIEIAIWAEDSAKVERIIDRMQLDVVETGEAEIMSDVTPEQPAPGQEAPERQPVQGADDVSIPFGLDDPDGDLGFTRPAPLSAEPEDPPFSRSTRTTVPRSVPPSASKNRSPNISPALCAAQARARGERPSVREELRGIKAMLHATEAMAPKPKVPIRIHRGDRAR, via the coding sequence ATGAATTTGGGCTCTGACCCGGCCGACCAGGTCGTCCGGTATACGCTGGAAGGCACAGAGTTTGCGCTGCGCCTTTCTGGTACTGCGGCCAAAAACTTTGCCGTCTTTGTCGCCGCGGTGCTGCGCGACCAGAAAAAGACTCGCGGGAAAACCAACCTCGCAAGATTGCTGCGGGAAGGCAAGCCGCTGAAATTCTTTTCGGTCCCAGCAGACCGTATGCGTGAGTTTGCGCAGGAAGCCAAGCGCCACGGCCTGCTGTTCGTGCCGATGCGTGACCGTAACGACCCAGATCATATCGAGATCGCCATCTGGGCCGAGGATTCCGCCAAGGTGGAACGGATCATCGACCGGATGCAGCTGGATGTGGTGGAAACCGGGGAAGCCGAGATCATGTCGGATGTCACACCCGAACAGCCCGCGCCGGGGCAGGAAGCGCCCGAACGTCAGCCTGTGCAAGGCGCTGACGATGTCTCTATCCCGTTTGGATTGGACGACCCTGACGGCGACCTGGGTTTTACCCGACCGGCTCCGCTATCTGCGGAGCCGGAGGACCCGCCGTTTTCCCGCTCGACCCGGACGACCGTCCCTCGGTCCGTGCCGCCCTCCGCCAGCAAAAACAGATCGCCCAATATTTCTCCCGCGTTGTGCGCCGCGCAGGCACGGGCAAGGGGTGAGCGCCCCAGTGTGCGGGAGGAACTGCGGGGGATCAAGGCCATGCTGCACGCCACAGAGGCGATGGCGCCCAAGCCCAAAGTGCCTATCCGCATCCATCGCGGTGACCGCGCCCGCTGA